A region from the Melopsittacus undulatus isolate bMelUnd1 chromosome 13, bMelUnd1.mat.Z, whole genome shotgun sequence genome encodes:
- the RAP1GAP2 gene encoding rap1 GTPase-activating protein 2 isoform X1 — MTSVAVAAVRGGDARKMMDSFRGLLSAEFFEMLEKMQAPKLEEQRSGSQKHKEDYIPYPSIDEILEKGSPYPLIILPQFGGYWIEDPENLGTPTSSDSSICEEEEENLSPSTYGYKLECKGEARAYRKHFLGKDHLNFYCTASSLGNLILSIKCEEADGTEYLRIILRSKVKTLHERIPLAGFSKLPSIPQIAKAFCDDASGLKFNPVLYPKASQMIVSYDEHEVNNTFKFGVIYQKFRQTQEEELFGNNEESAAFKNFLSFLGDTITLQDFKGFRGGLDVSHGQTGAESVYTVFRDREIMFHVSTKLPFTEGDTQQLQRKRHIGNDIVAIIFQEENTPFVPDMIASNFLHAYIVVQVENPEAENTAYKVSVTAREDVPSFGPPLPSPPVFQKSPEFREFLLTKLINAENACCKSDKFAKLEDRTRAALLDNLHDELHGHTQTMLGLGPEEDKLENGGHGGFLESFKRAIRVRSHSMETMVGSQKKHHGSGIPGSLSGGIAHNSGEVTKTTFSPPVPAAAVKNQSRSPIKRRSGLFPRLHTGSESQAEIRTRCDSVSGTQKTPDLGHSSQEMKSETSSNPSSPEICPNKDRPFIKLKENGRTNISRSSSSTSSFSSTAGESETLEEYDSVGSQPSTASPFKQDVFVYGASPGSESPSAAAAATPVIMSRSPTADIKNRNSPRSNLKFRFDKLSHSSSSSSH, encoded by the exons ATGACAAGCGTGGCCGTGGCTGCTGTACGAGGTGGTGATGCCAGGAAGATGATGGATTCCTTCCGGGGCCTGCTG tctgCAGAATTCTTCGAAATGCTGGAAAAAATGCAG GCACCAAAACTTGAAGAACAGAGGTCTGGAAGCCAAAAACACAAG GAAGACTACATCCCGTACCCCAGCATCgatgag ATCCTGGAGAAGGGCAGCCCATACCCACTGATCATCCTGCCCCAGTTTGGGGGGTACTGGATCGAAGACCCGGAAAACCTCGGAACGCCAACCTCATCTGACAGCAGCATctgcgaggaggaggaggagaacctcAGCCCCAGCACCTATGGCTACAAGCTGGAGTGCAAAGGAGAGGCCAGAGCCTACAGGAAGCATTTCCTGGGGAAG GatcatttaaatttttattgtaCCGCCAGCAGCCTTGGGAATCTGATCCTTTCCATTAAGTGTGAGGAGGCAGATGGCACTGAATACCTAAGGATTATACTCAG GTCCAAGGTGAAGACGTTGCATGAAAGGATCCCCCTGGCAGGATTTAGCAAGCTCCCTAGCATCCCCCAGATTGCAAAG GCCTTCTGTGACGATGCCTCTGGGCTGAAGTTCAACCCTGTTCTATACCCCAAG GCATCCCAGATGATAGTGTCTTACGATGAGCACGAGGTCAACAACACGTTCAAGTTCGGTGTGATCTACCAGAAGTTCCGGCAG ACCCAAGAGGAGGAGTTGTTTGGCAATAACGAAGAGAGCGCTGCCTTCAAGAACTTCTTAAGTTTTCTGGGAGACACCATAACACTCCAGGACTTCAAAGG TTTTCGAGGAGGTCTGGATGTCAGCCACGGGCAGACGGGAGCAGAGTCCGTGTACACCGTGTTCAGGGACAGGGAGATAATGTTTCACGTCTCTACGAAGCTGCCTTTTACCGAGGGAGACACGCAGCAA CTCCAGAGGAAGAGGCACATTGGCAACGACATCGTGGCAATTATCTTCCAAGAAGAGAACACGCCATTTGTCCCAGACATGATCGCCTCCAACTTCTTGCACGCCTACATCGTGGTGCAGGTGGAGAACCCCGAGGCGGAAAACACAGCGTACAAG GTGTCGGTCACGGCTCGGGAAGATGTCCCCTCCTTTGGCCCACCGCTGCCGAGCCCGCCAGTATTCCAGAAG AGCCCCGAGTTCCGTGAGTTCCTGCTGACCAAGCTCATCAATGCTGAGAATGCTTGCTGCAAGTCCGACAAGTTCGCGAAGCTGGAG GACCGGACACGGGCTGCCTTGTTGGACAACCTCCACGATGAGCTCCATGGGCACACACAGAccatgctggggctggggccTGAGGAGGACAAGCTGGAGAACGGGGGTCATGGAGGCTTTCTGGAGTCATTCAAG AGAGCCATCCGGGTGCGCAGCCACTCCATGGAGACGATGGTGGGCAGCCAGAAGAAGCACCATGGCAGCGGCATCCCAGGCAGCCTCAGCGGTGGCATCGCACACAACAGCGGCGAGGTGACCAAGACCACCTTCTCG CCCCCAGTTCCAGCAGCTGCAGTCAAGAACCAGTCCAGGAGCCCCATCAAGCGCCGCTCAGGGCTGTTCCCTCGCCTGCACACGGGGTCTGAGAGCCAGGCAGAGATCAGGACAAGGTG TGACAGTGTTTCTGGCACCCAGAAGACACCAGATTTGGGACATTCTTCCCAAGAGATGAAGTCTGAGACCTCGTCCAACCCCAGCTCCCCTGAAATATGCCCCAACAAGGACAG GCCGTTTATCAAGCTGAAAGAGAACGGGAGGACGAACATCTCCCGCTCCTCCTCGAGcaccagcagcttcagcagcacagcaggggaGAGCGAGACCCTGGAGGAGTACGACAGTGTG GGGAGCCAGCCCTCCACAGCATCACCGTTCAAGCAGGACGTGTTCGTGTATGGTGCCTCACCCGGCAGCGAGAGCCCCAGCGCGGCGGCTGCGGCCACCCCCGTCATCATGAGCAGGAGCCCCACAG CAGATATAAAGAACAGGAACTCTCCCCGCTCAAACCTCAAGTTTCGCTTTGACAAGCtcagccacagcagctccagctcg AGCCACTAG
- the RAP1GAP2 gene encoding rap1 GTPase-activating protein 2 isoform X2: MTSVAVAAVRGGDARKMMDSFRGLLSAEFFEMLEKMQAPKLEEQRSGSQKHKEDYIPYPSIDEILEKGSPYPLIILPQFGGYWIEDPENLGTPTSSDSSICEEEEENLSPSTYGYKLECKGEARAYRKHFLGKDHLNFYCTASSLGNLILSIKCEEADGTEYLRIILRSKVKTLHERIPLAGFSKLPSIPQIAKAFCDDASGLKFNPVLYPKASQMIVSYDEHEVNNTFKFGVIYQKFRQTQEEELFGNNEESAAFKNFLSFLGDTITLQDFKGFRGGLDVSHGQTGAESVYTVFRDREIMFHVSTKLPFTEGDTQQLQRKRHIGNDIVAIIFQEENTPFVPDMIASNFLHAYIVVQVENPEAENTAYKVSVTAREDVPSFGPPLPSPPVFQKSPEFREFLLTKLINAENACCKSDKFAKLEDRTRAALLDNLHDELHGHTQTMLGLGPEEDKLENGGHGGFLESFKRAIRVRSHSMETMVGSQKKHHGSGIPGSLSGGIAHNSGEVTKTTFSPPVPAAAVKNQSRSPIKRRSGLFPRLHTGSESQAEIRTRCDSVSGTQKTPDLGHSSQEMKSETSSNPSSPEICPNKDRPFIKLKENGRTNISRSSSSTSSFSSTAGESETLEEYDSVGSQPSTASPFKQDVFVYGASPGSESPSAAAAATPVIMSRSPTDIKNRNSPRSNLKFRFDKLSHSSSSSSH, from the exons ATGACAAGCGTGGCCGTGGCTGCTGTACGAGGTGGTGATGCCAGGAAGATGATGGATTCCTTCCGGGGCCTGCTG tctgCAGAATTCTTCGAAATGCTGGAAAAAATGCAG GCACCAAAACTTGAAGAACAGAGGTCTGGAAGCCAAAAACACAAG GAAGACTACATCCCGTACCCCAGCATCgatgag ATCCTGGAGAAGGGCAGCCCATACCCACTGATCATCCTGCCCCAGTTTGGGGGGTACTGGATCGAAGACCCGGAAAACCTCGGAACGCCAACCTCATCTGACAGCAGCATctgcgaggaggaggaggagaacctcAGCCCCAGCACCTATGGCTACAAGCTGGAGTGCAAAGGAGAGGCCAGAGCCTACAGGAAGCATTTCCTGGGGAAG GatcatttaaatttttattgtaCCGCCAGCAGCCTTGGGAATCTGATCCTTTCCATTAAGTGTGAGGAGGCAGATGGCACTGAATACCTAAGGATTATACTCAG GTCCAAGGTGAAGACGTTGCATGAAAGGATCCCCCTGGCAGGATTTAGCAAGCTCCCTAGCATCCCCCAGATTGCAAAG GCCTTCTGTGACGATGCCTCTGGGCTGAAGTTCAACCCTGTTCTATACCCCAAG GCATCCCAGATGATAGTGTCTTACGATGAGCACGAGGTCAACAACACGTTCAAGTTCGGTGTGATCTACCAGAAGTTCCGGCAG ACCCAAGAGGAGGAGTTGTTTGGCAATAACGAAGAGAGCGCTGCCTTCAAGAACTTCTTAAGTTTTCTGGGAGACACCATAACACTCCAGGACTTCAAAGG TTTTCGAGGAGGTCTGGATGTCAGCCACGGGCAGACGGGAGCAGAGTCCGTGTACACCGTGTTCAGGGACAGGGAGATAATGTTTCACGTCTCTACGAAGCTGCCTTTTACCGAGGGAGACACGCAGCAA CTCCAGAGGAAGAGGCACATTGGCAACGACATCGTGGCAATTATCTTCCAAGAAGAGAACACGCCATTTGTCCCAGACATGATCGCCTCCAACTTCTTGCACGCCTACATCGTGGTGCAGGTGGAGAACCCCGAGGCGGAAAACACAGCGTACAAG GTGTCGGTCACGGCTCGGGAAGATGTCCCCTCCTTTGGCCCACCGCTGCCGAGCCCGCCAGTATTCCAGAAG AGCCCCGAGTTCCGTGAGTTCCTGCTGACCAAGCTCATCAATGCTGAGAATGCTTGCTGCAAGTCCGACAAGTTCGCGAAGCTGGAG GACCGGACACGGGCTGCCTTGTTGGACAACCTCCACGATGAGCTCCATGGGCACACACAGAccatgctggggctggggccTGAGGAGGACAAGCTGGAGAACGGGGGTCATGGAGGCTTTCTGGAGTCATTCAAG AGAGCCATCCGGGTGCGCAGCCACTCCATGGAGACGATGGTGGGCAGCCAGAAGAAGCACCATGGCAGCGGCATCCCAGGCAGCCTCAGCGGTGGCATCGCACACAACAGCGGCGAGGTGACCAAGACCACCTTCTCG CCCCCAGTTCCAGCAGCTGCAGTCAAGAACCAGTCCAGGAGCCCCATCAAGCGCCGCTCAGGGCTGTTCCCTCGCCTGCACACGGGGTCTGAGAGCCAGGCAGAGATCAGGACAAGGTG TGACAGTGTTTCTGGCACCCAGAAGACACCAGATTTGGGACATTCTTCCCAAGAGATGAAGTCTGAGACCTCGTCCAACCCCAGCTCCCCTGAAATATGCCCCAACAAGGACAG GCCGTTTATCAAGCTGAAAGAGAACGGGAGGACGAACATCTCCCGCTCCTCCTCGAGcaccagcagcttcagcagcacagcaggggaGAGCGAGACCCTGGAGGAGTACGACAGTGTG GGGAGCCAGCCCTCCACAGCATCACCGTTCAAGCAGGACGTGTTCGTGTATGGTGCCTCACCCGGCAGCGAGAGCCCCAGCGCGGCGGCTGCGGCCACCCCCGTCATCATGAGCAGGAGCCCCACAG ATATAAAGAACAGGAACTCTCCCCGCTCAAACCTCAAGTTTCGCTTTGACAAGCtcagccacagcagctccagctcg AGCCACTAG
- the RAP1GAP2 gene encoding rap1 GTPase-activating protein 2 isoform X3 — translation MPARRAGVRAAVVLIGLLHRSRKQSKEKRKQELLSSADVTVPERPLSPPLTAPPTMKSAEFFEMLEKMQAPKLEEQRSGSQKHKEDYIPYPSIDEILEKGSPYPLIILPQFGGYWIEDPENLGTPTSSDSSICEEEEENLSPSTYGYKLECKGEARAYRKHFLGKDHLNFYCTASSLGNLILSIKCEEADGTEYLRIILRSKVKTLHERIPLAGFSKLPSIPQIAKAFCDDASGLKFNPVLYPKASQMIVSYDEHEVNNTFKFGVIYQKFRQTQEEELFGNNEESAAFKNFLSFLGDTITLQDFKGFRGGLDVSHGQTGAESVYTVFRDREIMFHVSTKLPFTEGDTQQLQRKRHIGNDIVAIIFQEENTPFVPDMIASNFLHAYIVVQVENPEAENTAYKVSVTAREDVPSFGPPLPSPPVFQKSPEFREFLLTKLINAENACCKSDKFAKLEDRTRAALLDNLHDELHGHTQTMLGLGPEEDKLENGGHGGFLESFKRAIRVRSHSMETMVGSQKKHHGSGIPGSLSGGIAHNSGEVTKTTFSPPVPAAAVKNQSRSPIKRRSGLFPRLHTGSESQAEIRTRCDSVSGTQKTPDLGHSSQEMKSETSSNPSSPEICPNKDRPFIKLKENGRTNISRSSSSTSSFSSTAGESETLEEYDSVGSQPSTASPFKQDVFVYGASPGSESPSAAAAATPVIMSRSPTADIKNRNSPRSNLKFRFDKLSHSSSSSSH, via the exons ATGCCCGCCCGTCGGGCCGGCGTGCGGGCGGCCGTGGTGCTCATCGGGCTGCTGCACCGGTCCCGCAAGCAGAGCAAGGAGAAGAG GaaacaggagctgctcagcagcGCGGATGTGACCGTCCCGGAGCGGCCGCTCTCGCCCCCCCTCACCGCGCCGCCGACCATGAAG tctgCAGAATTCTTCGAAATGCTGGAAAAAATGCAG GCACCAAAACTTGAAGAACAGAGGTCTGGAAGCCAAAAACACAAG GAAGACTACATCCCGTACCCCAGCATCgatgag ATCCTGGAGAAGGGCAGCCCATACCCACTGATCATCCTGCCCCAGTTTGGGGGGTACTGGATCGAAGACCCGGAAAACCTCGGAACGCCAACCTCATCTGACAGCAGCATctgcgaggaggaggaggagaacctcAGCCCCAGCACCTATGGCTACAAGCTGGAGTGCAAAGGAGAGGCCAGAGCCTACAGGAAGCATTTCCTGGGGAAG GatcatttaaatttttattgtaCCGCCAGCAGCCTTGGGAATCTGATCCTTTCCATTAAGTGTGAGGAGGCAGATGGCACTGAATACCTAAGGATTATACTCAG GTCCAAGGTGAAGACGTTGCATGAAAGGATCCCCCTGGCAGGATTTAGCAAGCTCCCTAGCATCCCCCAGATTGCAAAG GCCTTCTGTGACGATGCCTCTGGGCTGAAGTTCAACCCTGTTCTATACCCCAAG GCATCCCAGATGATAGTGTCTTACGATGAGCACGAGGTCAACAACACGTTCAAGTTCGGTGTGATCTACCAGAAGTTCCGGCAG ACCCAAGAGGAGGAGTTGTTTGGCAATAACGAAGAGAGCGCTGCCTTCAAGAACTTCTTAAGTTTTCTGGGAGACACCATAACACTCCAGGACTTCAAAGG TTTTCGAGGAGGTCTGGATGTCAGCCACGGGCAGACGGGAGCAGAGTCCGTGTACACCGTGTTCAGGGACAGGGAGATAATGTTTCACGTCTCTACGAAGCTGCCTTTTACCGAGGGAGACACGCAGCAA CTCCAGAGGAAGAGGCACATTGGCAACGACATCGTGGCAATTATCTTCCAAGAAGAGAACACGCCATTTGTCCCAGACATGATCGCCTCCAACTTCTTGCACGCCTACATCGTGGTGCAGGTGGAGAACCCCGAGGCGGAAAACACAGCGTACAAG GTGTCGGTCACGGCTCGGGAAGATGTCCCCTCCTTTGGCCCACCGCTGCCGAGCCCGCCAGTATTCCAGAAG AGCCCCGAGTTCCGTGAGTTCCTGCTGACCAAGCTCATCAATGCTGAGAATGCTTGCTGCAAGTCCGACAAGTTCGCGAAGCTGGAG GACCGGACACGGGCTGCCTTGTTGGACAACCTCCACGATGAGCTCCATGGGCACACACAGAccatgctggggctggggccTGAGGAGGACAAGCTGGAGAACGGGGGTCATGGAGGCTTTCTGGAGTCATTCAAG AGAGCCATCCGGGTGCGCAGCCACTCCATGGAGACGATGGTGGGCAGCCAGAAGAAGCACCATGGCAGCGGCATCCCAGGCAGCCTCAGCGGTGGCATCGCACACAACAGCGGCGAGGTGACCAAGACCACCTTCTCG CCCCCAGTTCCAGCAGCTGCAGTCAAGAACCAGTCCAGGAGCCCCATCAAGCGCCGCTCAGGGCTGTTCCCTCGCCTGCACACGGGGTCTGAGAGCCAGGCAGAGATCAGGACAAGGTG TGACAGTGTTTCTGGCACCCAGAAGACACCAGATTTGGGACATTCTTCCCAAGAGATGAAGTCTGAGACCTCGTCCAACCCCAGCTCCCCTGAAATATGCCCCAACAAGGACAG GCCGTTTATCAAGCTGAAAGAGAACGGGAGGACGAACATCTCCCGCTCCTCCTCGAGcaccagcagcttcagcagcacagcaggggaGAGCGAGACCCTGGAGGAGTACGACAGTGTG GGGAGCCAGCCCTCCACAGCATCACCGTTCAAGCAGGACGTGTTCGTGTATGGTGCCTCACCCGGCAGCGAGAGCCCCAGCGCGGCGGCTGCGGCCACCCCCGTCATCATGAGCAGGAGCCCCACAG CAGATATAAAGAACAGGAACTCTCCCCGCTCAAACCTCAAGTTTCGCTTTGACAAGCtcagccacagcagctccagctcg AGCCACTAG